A segment of the Agarivorans albus genome:
CGAACGCAAAAGGCTTCATCAGATTAAAAAGAATTGTTTTGAAGCGACTACTCATTGAACTATCATCAGGTTCATCGCTCAGTTCTAAGTCAATAAGCTCTCTAATAGATGGTCGATAAGGTGCTAGTAATTTAGTGCGAATTCGGTCGAACCAATGGTCTTGAAAAGTAGTGATAAATTGATGATGGTACTTATCCATCAAGAACGCCAACTGTTCGAATCTCTGGTTTCTCAGTAAATGACTTGATTCTTTCTGCCAATCAAAAATTTTTGTTTTAGGAAGACGCTTCCCTCCAAGCTTCAAAGCTAGGTAAAGTAAGATCGCGACGATAGCAGTAAACGCTGTGAGCTTCTCATCAAAACCCCATAGCCATTTTAGCGGTAAGGCTAGGCCAATAGCATCCAACACAGGTAGGTAAATACTGTAGAGTAAAGTGATGACCAAAAATCCAATTACTGACTTGTCAACCCATGAGAACCTCAGTTTCAAATCAATTCGCTTCTCTTCAGCGAGCAGTGTATATCCAGCCACTAATATGGCTAGTACTGTCAGGGCGTTTGCGTCCACTGTATTTCCTTTTGTAGTTTTTAACGATATAAGCATCGAGATGACAGCGGAAAGCCACTATTGTAATGGTTTTAATTTAGCCACAGCATCACTTGCTATAAGAGTTCAAATTGTTCACGTCTCACAACTCTCTGAAATCCTTAGCGGATCCTCAATCTGACACCAAGGTATTCAATCGTGCTTTCTAACTTAGCATGACCTAGAAGTAATTGAATAGCCCTAAGATTCTTCGTTTTAGCGTAGATCAAAGAAGCCTTTGTTCGGCGCAGTGAATGTGTGCCGTATTGCGTTTTTATTCATTAATGATTTTCATATGGTGTGAAGAATTTGTCAGTTCAGAATACATAAAGTAATGAGTTGAGAGTTATTTAGACCATCGACTCTAAATTCTTTCTGTCCAAAAATAAGCTAGTTAAAACTGATAACTCTAGCTCCTTGCTATTCGCTGTATATCACCAATGACGCTTCCGGCAGGCACTGGCTAGCTGCTTGATTGAAAGCATTAATAAAGCCGGGGTTTTCATTTAAGTAGGTGTTGCCAAAATAGACTGCGATGGGCTTGCTTACTACCACTTGGCGGTCGATATAGGCGCTGCGATTAGTTTTCTCGGTAAGTTTTAGCATCGCCGCCTCATTAGCTAAAATGATGTCGGCTCGATCGCGTATTAACCCTTCTAGCAACATTTCTGGTTCAACGGGTCGATAGGCTACTTTCACGCCTTTTGCTTTTAGCCATTGCGCCATGTTTGACCCTAGGTAAGCCCCCACGCGTGCGTTCTTTAAGTATTCGTCATCAATTGGTTGGTTAATAACATCTGCTAAATAAAAATACGCCCAGTTTTGTTTACCAATAAAGCGGCTGGCTGTAGCGTAACTGTCACGCTCAGCATTTTGGGAACCCGCATAAAAACCATCTAATTGGCCTCGCTGGGTCATTGATTGGGCTCTCGCCCAAGGCAAAAAGTCGATGCTATATTCAACGCCCATGCTCTCTAATGCGCAGACTACAACGTTATCGAAGGGGCCTGCGGGCTTTCCATCTTGTGGCCAGGTATAAGGGGGACGATCTTGCGTGCCCAAGTGAATGGCTTGAAAAGCGAAACTGGGCAGGGATATAAAAACTAGGCTAAAGAGAATGTTGCGTATCATGAGGAACCATTTGTATTAACTATTACCTCAAAAGCATAGTGCAGCTCGGTGAGCTTTTCATAAATTTTAAGCGGGTAGGCAAGCGACGTAAACTTAAGTTATCCAGACTGCTTTGTTATGGATATTAGCCACCAAGTTTCTCAGGGGTTAAAAAGTAAAACGCCACTGTATTAGTAGCGTTTTAAAGACTTTCTAGTTGCTCTAATTATTAGATGAGCGTTTCTATTAATTCAACAACTTGGCCAGTCTTCTGGGCGTTTAGCGCATCGGGGTGGGGTGAGGCAAATTGGCCGATGTCGTTGTCAAAATATAGGCCGGCAGCATCATTAAACTCTTCCGATAAGCTGGCTCTTACTAGTATATCTGCACCAATGTTTAAATCGCCGCCAGCAATACCGTAGGCGTCTTTCACCATTTTGCTGCCAAGTAGCGATTTAGGATTAACCGATACGACGATTGGGCCACTGTCTTTTAGCGCTAAGCCCAATTCGCGAGACCACATGGTTAGTGCCAGCTTGCTTTGCGCATAAGCAGAGTTGTCACTAAGCTGACGATTGCCTCTTAGCGCGTCCAAATCTACTGTGGCTTGGGCAGCAGATGATAGGTTCACAACGCGACCACTTTTACCCATCAAAGGTAGTAGCGCTTTGGTGAGCTTGTATGGGGCAAGGGTGTTTACTATAAAGCGTAAATCTTGCCCTTGAGCATTGCGCGGATCGGGGATGTTAAATACCCCAGCATTGTTAATCACTACATCTAAACTGCTGTACTTGCTCGCTACTTGTTTGGCTAGCTCATCAACTTGCTCAAGCTTGGATAGGTCGGCTACAAAGGTATCTACTTGTGCACCATTCACGCTTAATTGATTTTTAACAGACTCGAGTTTGGCTGGATTACGGCCATGAAGCAGCACCTTATGACCCTGCTCTAGCAATTGCTTGGCGGTAACTAAACCAATGCCGTCGGTTGCACCGGTAATTAAAATGGTTTTGCTCATGTGCTTGATACCTATCTTAAAATTGAAAGCCTAAAAGCGAATGCCTTAAGTTGTTTTAAATAGTAGATGTTGAACCTAGCAACTACAACGGCTGTTAGTGAGAAACAGTTTTTAGATTTTGTTAATAATTACTTAGGGTCTGTTGATCTTTGGTGTTGAAATTTTGTTCGAGATAAGCGGGCTTTAATCGAGGCGAGCACTTAGAAGCCTAGTGGTCTAAGCGAGAAGTGCTTAACAAAGAGTAAAGTTCGCTTATCCGAACCCTTCGGTCAGCATTTATTAGCCATTTATTCAGCGTTAGCGAGTGATGATTAAGCCCACTTAACTGCACACTCACTGCCTTGCCTAAATGGCTGCAAAAACCATCAGCAAAGATCAACAGACCCTAGTTAAATAAACCACTGACAAGCGCTGGTAGTGGTTATCTGGCAAACAATATTCAAGTACATGTAAATGAATTTAGCTTACTTGTATAACCGAGAGCGTTACACTTACTTGCTGAATAAATAGTGGTGTGGGTTCAGTTTAAAGCTGGGGGAAGTAATGGCTAAATTTGAGTTTTCGACAGGGGCATTGGCACCGATGCTTAACTCCGCCTTGGCTGCGGGGTTTGAAGAGCATAGTCAATCACAAGACGCGCCAGCGTATCACAAGCAGCGTTTAAATTGGACGCTGCAAAATGCAGAGGAAAAACTTATTGCCGCGCTTACCGCAGACTTACTGTGGGATTGGTTATACATAGACGAGCTGTGGGTAGACGATAGCTGCCGCGGTCAAGGCATGGGCCAGCAGCTTATGCAGCAAGCCGAAGACTATGCTAGAGACAAAGGCCTGAGTGGTTTATGGTTATGGACCCAAAGCTGGCAAGCACCCGCGTTTTATAAGCGTTTAGGGTTTAGCGAGTTTACCCGTTTTGACAACTTTCCTACTGGACACAGCAGAATAGGTTTAAGAAAGGCAATTGCTAAAGATTAAGCTGCTATAAAGCCCTACAACTCTTAAGTAAGTAGGTTATGGGGCTTCAATCCAGTTTTAATCACTTAATTGTTTATGCATGATTAGGCAGTCTACATAACCTAACTTGGGGTGTAAGTAGGCCTTTGGAATGGTGCCGATAGTCGCAAAGCCGAGCTTGTGCCAAAGCGCAATAGCAACGGTATTAGTGGCAACTACAGAGTTAAACTGCATAGCTTTAAAGCCTAGCTCTAAGGCAATATCCTGAGAGTGTTCGCATAGTTTACGCGCTATGCCTTTTCCACGAGCTGCTTCGCTTACCATATAACCACAATTGCAAATATGTTTGCTGGGGCCCATGGCGTTGGGTTTTATGTAATAAGTCCCTAAAATTTGCTGCTTGTGTTCAAACACAAAGCTTTTTAGCGGCAACTCGCACCAAAGCTGAAAGGCTTGTTGTTCGCTCATGTCTGGATCAAAGGCGTAACTTTGCTGCGCCTGTATTACTGCCTTAAAGCTTGGCCAAAATGCACTAAAGTCGGCTTGGGTCATGGCTCTAATCACTGGCGTTTTCCTTTTCACTTAATCAATTTTGCGTGTTATCTAGGCCTATTAGACCAAATATTGTTTGCTACTGGCAAAGGCAACAAAGCTGTCGCTCATGCTGAGCTCTAAATCGTGATGATCCCAGCTGTTTAATAATGCGTCGTAGCCTTCTTTTCCTGCCAAGGTGTAGGCGGAAGAAACGCCGCGATAAACCCGCTGGGGCTGCAACGCTTGCCAGCCTTGCTCTTCTTCAAGTTGTATTTGGCTAACGCGCTGCCCAAGAGGTTTGTGGGCTTGGTAGCTATAACGCAGTTTGAAAAAGTAGGGAAAGCTGCCATCTCCAGTACCCATTAAACCATTGTTAGTGGCATTGTTAATGGCACCTTCAATGGCCATGGCTAAATCTTCGCCCTTAATTAAATAACTCATTAAGGTTATTTCGAAGGGCAGTAAGCGTCCACAAATATCAGCCTTACTCAAAGGGCCTGCTTTTAGCGATACGCGAACGCCGCCAGCATTGTGCAAGGCAAAATCGGTAGGGTGCTTGGCAGCAGAGGCTTGGTAAAATCCTTGGCAAATTAGCGGCGCAATTTCACTGCCATTGGGTAGCTCTTTATTTGGCATTCTACTATGGCGTAAAGGCTGGCTGAGCATGGTCACTACTTGGCTTTTCATTTGTTCAACCACTGGACGATATTGTTGATTGATGATCTCGCTGATTTGCTGATCATCAGAGCACTTTAATAGCCCTGGTGCGGTAGCCAAATAGTCGCTAATGAGACGGCGAGTTTCATTGCAAACCATCTGCCCGTTTTGTTTGGCTTGCCAGTTGTCATCGATAAGAAACTGGGTTCCGCCTTCAAGCTTAATAACCTTGCCATTCTTATCAAAATGTAAACAACTTAAACCTATGGATTCTGCATGTTTACCAGCTTGTAGTATTAAGCACTCATTCTGCCATTGTCCGCTATTTCCGGTACTTGCTAGCCCCAAATGCTTAAAATCGCCGGTTAATGTGTGTGAGTGGCCACCAACAATCACACTTATGCCAGTTACGGCTTTGGCTAAGGCGATGTCGCCGTCATAGCCCAAATGGCTAAGTATGATGATGTGATTCACGCCTTGTTGCTTTAAGTGCTTAACCGTAGCTTGAGTGGTTTTTATGGCGTTCAAAAAATGGCAGTCGGCATCGGGGCAACCAATGTTGTGCATCTGGTCGTGAGTGATGCCTACAATGGCTAATTGCTGGTCGCCTAAGGGCTTAAGCAGATAGTTAGCAATGGCCAGCTCGTTGTTGTAGTAATACAGATTGTTATTGGGTGCTAAAGGTAAATGCTTTTGCTGATCTTCTTGGCTTAAATCCATGTTGCCGGCAAGACAGGGGAAGTTAACCTGATCAACAAATTTAGACACTGGAGCATTGCCAAGATCAAACTCATGATTGCCAATAGTCATAGCATCTACCGACATCAAATTGAGTAAATGAGCGTTAGCTTCACCTTTAAACTGGCTAAAGTACAAACTGCCTTGAAAGCTATCGCCAGCGTGTAAAAACAGGCTTGAGCTATTATTTTGTTTTGCTAAGTCTTGGTGTTGTTTTACCGCTGTAGCAAACCTTGCATACCCGCCGCAGTATGCGTCTACTTGGTAAACCTCTTGGTTTATGGTCACTTCAAAATGAACCAAAGTCGGCTCAAAATGAGAGTGGGTATCGTTGATGTGAGCAAGGTACAGCGAATAAGTCATGACTACTCCAAACTAGCGGGCAAGCATAATACGTTAGTTTGCTGGCTAGCTTGAAGTATTTGCTTCAATAAATTGGCCTGCTTATTAATGGCGGCGAGCGTCAAAGGGTTTAGCTAGGCTCATTGGGGCCGCTAATTTCTGGCGAATTGGGTTGGCACTAATCATTACCATTACCACAATAGTTGCCACGTAAGGCATCATCGCTAGCAAGTTAGGCGATATGGTAAAGCCTATACCTTGCATCACTAAGTGCAAAATAGAGGCTGCGCCAAACAGGTAAGCGCCTACCATTAAATAACCTACACGCCATGATGCAAACACCACTAACGATAACGCAATCCAGCCGCGGCCAGCGGTCATGTTTTCCATCCACATTGGGGTATAAGAAAGCGACATATAAGCGCCAGCTAAGCCTGCCATTGCGCCGCCAAAAAGCACCGCAATATAACGAACCTTTATTACCTTAATGCCAAGAGCATTAGCCGAATAGGGGTTTTCGCCAACAGCGCGCAAGGTTAAACCTGCGCGGGTTTTATTCACAACCCACCAAGTTATTGCCACTAAAGCAAAACTGCCATATACCAAAATGTCATGCTGAAATAGCAAGGCCCCAAGCATTGGAATATCACTTAACAAAGGAATTGAAATCGCCTTAAAGCCGTTAATGGTAGAGCCAACCAAGCTTGCACCTAAGAAAGCACTTAAACCGGTGCCAAAAATAGTAAGCGCTAGGCCAGTTGCCACTTGGTTGGTATTAAGGTTTAACGAGAGAAGCCCAAATATACCCGCCATTAACATGCCTGCAATCACCGCTAGCAATAAACCTAAGGCTAAGTTGCCAGTAAAGTAGGCGCCGGCAAAGCCTGCCATGGCGCCCATTAACATCATGCCTTCTTGGCCCAAGTTAAGTACGCCTGATTTTTCACAAATTAGCTCGCCTAGCGCTACTAATAACAAGGGGGTTCCAGTTTTAATTGCTGCTACCAATATTTGTTGCAGTAGTTCCATGTCCATTATGCAGCTCCTTGCTTAGCACTAGATGAAGAGGGTTGCGCTACGCCCGCGCTGGGCTGCCAGACTATTTTGTAATGAATGAGAAAGTCGCAAGCGAGTAAGAAAAACAGCAATACACCTTGGAATAAACCAGTGATGGCAGTGGGCATACCTAGTTCTATTTGGGCTAAATCGCTGCCCATGTATAAAGTACCCATGAAGAATGCCGCGAAAATAATGCCAAAGGGATTTAGCCTGCCAAGGTAGGCCACAATAATGGCGGCGTAACCATAGCCCGGAGACACTTGCGGAATGAGCTGACCAATTGGACCGGTTACTTCTGCCACACCAGCAAAACCTGCCAGTGCGCCGGCGCTTAGCATTACGCTCCAAACAATAAATTTGCTGCTGTAACCTGCGTAACGCGCAGCAGGTTGGTCGGAGCCAAATACTCGCAGCTGAAAACCAGGTAAGGTGCGATACAAAATGATCCCAGAGCCAATGGCAAATACCACTGCCAAGAGAATACTAATGGAGGCGCGACCATCCTCCATTATGGTAGGCAGCAATACACTGTCGGCAAAAATGGCTGACTCTGGGAAACCAAATCCGTCTGGGTCAATTAAAGGGCCATGCACGCCCCACAGCAGCAAGTACAAGCCAATGTAGTTGAGCATGATGGTGGTAAGAATAAGGTTGGTATGAAATAGCTGATGCAGCAGAGTAGGGATGGCCGCCCAAAGCATACCGGCTAATGCCCCTGCTGTGAGAGTAACCAATAACCACCCATAGCCACTTTGCTCATTGGCTTGCAGCGCAAAATAGCTGCCGACTAACGCGCCAACCAGCAACTGGCCCTCTGCGCCAATGTTCCAAATATTGGCTTTGTAACACAAGGCTAAACCCGTAGCACAAAGCAGCAAAGGAGTGGTTTTTACCATTAACTCGCCTAAGTTATAGCTATCACTTAGCGGGTCGATGATAAACACTTTAAAGGCGGTGGCTGGGTTTATATCTAGGGCCCAAAACATCACACTAGACACCAACATGGTGAGAACAATAGCGATGAGTGGCGAGAGCCAAGACATTAACTTTGATGACTCTAAACGGGCTTGAGTTTTAAGCATACGCTTGGCCTCCTTGCTCGCTATCGTTATGGACAAATCCACCGGCAATCCATTTGCCAATTTCTTCGATATTGGTTTGCTCGGTATGCACCGCCGCAGAAAGTTGTCCCTCGTATAAGGCGGCAATGCGATCGGAGATCATAAACAGCTCATCGATGTCCTCTGACACCACCAAAATGGCAGCACCTTTATCACGAAGTTCAATCAGTTGGCGATGAATTGCGCTGGCTGCGCCAATGTCTACGCCCCAGGTCGGGTGAGCGCAAATCAAAATTTCTGGATTTTGGTCTACTTCTCTACCAATAATAAATTTTTGTAGGTTACCGCCCGATAGGCTCTTAGCTTGGGCGTGAGCGTTATGACACTTAACGTCATTTCGATGAATAATGGTTTTGGCGAGCTCCACCACTTTGTGCGGCAAAATTAGCCCTTTGCTTACCAAGCCTTTGCGCGCGCTGGTAAGCAAGGTATTGTCGGCCAAACTCATCTCTGGCACCGCGCCTTGGCCTAAACGGTCGGTGGGTACATAGCTCATACCTAGCAAGCGGCGCTCGCCAGCATGTAATTTACCCACTTTGCGTTTACCAATTAAAATGTTGTCGGCTGCCGCGCGAGTATCTTCGCCGCTAAGTGCTTCGAGTAAATCTTCTTGGCCATTACCAGCAACCCCGGCAATACCTAAAATTTCGCCGCGATGCAGACTTAAGTTCACCTTATTTAGGCCTGTACCGAAGGGATTGGTGGGTGGCACGCTCAAATTATTCACTACCATTAACTCGTCTGAGCCAATGCGTTTTTGGTAGCGTTCCGATAGTTGGGTATCGCTACCAACCATCATGCCAGCAATTGATTCTGGCGTTTCTTGTGAAGGAATACATTCTCCACTCACTTTACCGCCACGTAATATAACGGCGCGGTCACACAGCTCGGTCACTTCTTTTAGCTTGTGGCTAATAAACAAAATACTGCAGCCCTGGCTTGCCAAGGTGCGTAATACTTTAAACAAACCGGCCACTTCTTGGGGGGTGAGTACCGAGGTGGGCTCATCTAAAATCAGCAGTTTTACGTCTTGAATTAAGCAACGCAAAATTTCAAGCCGCTGGCGCTCGCCAATGCTTAGGTTATGCACGTAACGGTCGGGCTCAACCTTTAGCTCGTAGGCATTGCTTAGCTCAACGATCTTTGCTCGCAGCGCTGCGGCATCTTTAACTACACCAGCATCTAAGCTTAACGCTATGTTCTCTTGCACGGTGAGAGTTTCAAATACCGAGAAATGCTGAAACACCATGCCAATGCCCATGGCTCTGGCCATGTTAGGCGAGCGTATTAATTGCTCTTTCCCTTTCCATAGTAGGCCGCCTTCGTCGGGCTGAATCACTCCGTAGATCATTTTGACCAGGGTGGATTTCCCTGCGCCATTTTCACCTAGTAGCGCCAAGATTTCTCCTTCGGCTAAGTCTAGGCTTACTTTGTCGTTGGCAATTACACCGGGGTAACGTTTTGTCACTCGCCATAACGACAACAAGCTTTGCTCTGGTTTCATTTTGCGTCCATTCGTTTATGCATTCTATCCGCTTGGCTGGTCTTACTGCATAAATCTGACCAACTGTTCAAGTTAAGCGCTGTAGCTAATAAGTTGCAATTGTTGGTTTTTTGTTGTGCTTTGATGGTGCGAAGTATGGCAAGTTTTGGCGCGTTATGGTGCGTTTATCGCTATTTTTAGTAAAGCAAACTTAGTGCTAGTGATTTATAAATTAATCATTAATAATACTTTGGTATAAAGTTTCGGCATTAAAGTTCAACAG
Coding sequences within it:
- a CDS encoding GNAT family N-acetyltransferase encodes the protein MAKFEFSTGALAPMLNSALAAGFEEHSQSQDAPAYHKQRLNWTLQNAEEKLIAALTADLLWDWLYIDELWVDDSCRGQGMGQQLMQQAEDYARDKGLSGLWLWTQSWQAPAFYKRLGFSEFTRFDNFPTGHSRIGLRKAIAKD
- a CDS encoding SDR family NAD(P)-dependent oxidoreductase, with protein sequence MSKTILITGATDGIGLVTAKQLLEQGHKVLLHGRNPAKLESVKNQLSVNGAQVDTFVADLSKLEQVDELAKQVASKYSSLDVVINNAGVFNIPDPRNAQGQDLRFIVNTLAPYKLTKALLPLMGKSGRVVNLSSAAQATVDLDALRGNRQLSDNSAYAQSKLALTMWSRELGLALKDSGPIVVSVNPKSLLGSKMVKDAYGIAGGDLNIGADILVRASLSEEFNDAAGLYFDNDIGQFASPHPDALNAQKTGQVVELIETLI
- a CDS encoding substrate-binding periplasmic protein, with protein sequence MGTQDRPPYTWPQDGKPAGPFDNVVVCALESMGVEYSIDFLPWARAQSMTQRGQLDGFYAGSQNAERDSYATASRFIGKQNWAYFYLADVINQPIDDEYLKNARVGAYLGSNMAQWLKAKGVKVAYRPVEPEMLLEGLIRDRADIILANEAAMLKLTEKTNRSAYIDRQVVVSKPIAVYFGNTYLNENPGFINAFNQAASQCLPEASLVIYSE
- a CDS encoding ABC transporter permease — encoded protein: MLKTQARLESSKLMSWLSPLIAIVLTMLVSSVMFWALDINPATAFKVFIIDPLSDSYNLGELMVKTTPLLLCATGLALCYKANIWNIGAEGQLLVGALVGSYFALQANEQSGYGWLLVTLTAGALAGMLWAAIPTLLHQLFHTNLILTTIMLNYIGLYLLLWGVHGPLIDPDGFGFPESAIFADSVLLPTIMEDGRASISILLAVVFAIGSGIILYRTLPGFQLRVFGSDQPAARYAGYSSKFIVWSVMLSAGALAGFAGVAEVTGPIGQLIPQVSPGYGYAAIIVAYLGRLNPFGIIFAAFFMGTLYMGSDLAQIELGMPTAITGLFQGVLLFFLLACDFLIHYKIVWQPSAGVAQPSSSSAKQGAA
- a CDS encoding GNAT family N-acetyltransferase — protein: MIRAMTQADFSAFWPSFKAVIQAQQSYAFDPDMSEQQAFQLWCELPLKSFVFEHKQQILGTYYIKPNAMGPSKHICNCGYMVSEAARGKGIARKLCEHSQDIALELGFKAMQFNSVVATNTVAIALWHKLGFATIGTIPKAYLHPKLGYVDCLIMHKQLSD
- a CDS encoding ABC transporter ATP-binding protein, translated to MKPEQSLLSLWRVTKRYPGVIANDKVSLDLAEGEILALLGENGAGKSTLVKMIYGVIQPDEGGLLWKGKEQLIRSPNMARAMGIGMVFQHFSVFETLTVQENIALSLDAGVVKDAAALRAKIVELSNAYELKVEPDRYVHNLSIGERQRLEILRCLIQDVKLLILDEPTSVLTPQEVAGLFKVLRTLASQGCSILFISHKLKEVTELCDRAVILRGGKVSGECIPSQETPESIAGMMVGSDTQLSERYQKRIGSDELMVVNNLSVPPTNPFGTGLNKVNLSLHRGEILGIAGVAGNGQEDLLEALSGEDTRAAADNILIGKRKVGKLHAGERRLLGMSYVPTDRLGQGAVPEMSLADNTLLTSARKGLVSKGLILPHKVVELAKTIIHRNDVKCHNAHAQAKSLSGGNLQKFIIGREVDQNPEILICAHPTWGVDIGAASAIHRQLIELRDKGAAILVVSEDIDELFMISDRIAALYEGQLSAAVHTEQTNIEEIGKWIAGGFVHNDSEQGGQAYA
- a CDS encoding ABC transporter permease translates to MDMELLQQILVAAIKTGTPLLLVALGELICEKSGVLNLGQEGMMLMGAMAGFAGAYFTGNLALGLLLAVIAGMLMAGIFGLLSLNLNTNQVATGLALTIFGTGLSAFLGASLVGSTINGFKAISIPLLSDIPMLGALLFQHDILVYGSFALVAITWWVVNKTRAGLTLRAVGENPYSANALGIKVIKVRYIAVLFGGAMAGLAGAYMSLSYTPMWMENMTAGRGWIALSLVVFASWRVGYLMVGAYLFGAASILHLVMQGIGFTISPNLLAMMPYVATIVVMVMISANPIRQKLAAPMSLAKPFDARRH
- a CDS encoding bifunctional metallophosphatase/5'-nucleotidase, whose amino-acid sequence is MTYSLYLAHINDTHSHFEPTLVHFEVTINQEVYQVDAYCGGYARFATAVKQHQDLAKQNNSSSLFLHAGDSFQGSLYFSQFKGEANAHLLNLMSVDAMTIGNHEFDLGNAPVSKFVDQVNFPCLAGNMDLSQEDQQKHLPLAPNNNLYYYNNELAIANYLLKPLGDQQLAIVGITHDQMHNIGCPDADCHFLNAIKTTQATVKHLKQQGVNHIIILSHLGYDGDIALAKAVTGISVIVGGHSHTLTGDFKHLGLASTGNSGQWQNECLILQAGKHAESIGLSCLHFDKNGKVIKLEGGTQFLIDDNWQAKQNGQMVCNETRRLISDYLATAPGLLKCSDDQQISEIINQQYRPVVEQMKSQVVTMLSQPLRHSRMPNKELPNGSEIAPLICQGFYQASAAKHPTDFALHNAGGVRVSLKAGPLSKADICGRLLPFEITLMSYLIKGEDLAMAIEGAINNATNNGLMGTGDGSFPYFFKLRYSYQAHKPLGQRVSQIQLEEEQGWQALQPQRVYRGVSSAYTLAGKEGYDALLNSWDHHDLELSMSDSFVAFASSKQYLV